The genomic window GATAAACttatatattaaatatgattatGTGGATCAGAACCATTGATACctctaactgaatatatatttatatctaaCCATGTCATACTTTAAGtattatatttttgtatttacacaaaaataaataaattatgggctttcatatatatatatacatacatatatatatatataaatacacacacatatatatatatatatgtatatataatatatacacacatatatatatgtatatgtatgtgtgAATTTATGTAAAAAAAACCTTTAACTTATGGTcttcataattcataaaatataTGATAATGTTGGTTTATATTGGTATTTTACTGCGTCATTATGGCATGAACGGAtaatattaactaaaataaataatcttGGTAAAGTTTACATATTAAAATACAACCCGAAAGCGCCTAGTATGCCGTGAGATGTggatttattaatattttttgaGAGAGGGGAAAGAGTTACTGAGGTCGGAAATTAAAATTGAAgaatactaaaattcaaataacaattataaaataaaatcttATGTAAACAAACAACTATATTATGTAAAATtactaaaatttctaaaaaaaattcatGGATCGTCCTTAACAGTAAAAAACAAGAAATGTCACTACAAGTCTCTACGTTAATTGTAGATAAACACTATTGCACCAATGTCATCAAAATAAAAATCTACTCATATACAAAAATAAATCCATCATCATTAGGAGGGGGGACAACATGAAATATTATCAACAAGAATAACTAAAATAATATCGATTCGCCCAATATAGAGCATGtccgtgcattgcacgggctaTAGAGCTAGTTAATCATTATTATGGAACATTGTGATATGCTCAACCAGATCGAATTGTAGTTGACAATATTTCTGCCTGTCACAAAGTTGGATAGTCCTTCCGATATACATTTCATTAGAGGCTAAAGATTCTTCGCCTAAGTTTGGAGGCGGTAAGCCATATGTTGCATCATCGTAAGATGGTAAAGCGCCAAAGGGAGTGGCGTATGTGTCTCTCTCATCCTCAACAATCATATTATGTAGTATAATACACGCTCTCATTATTTTAGCGAGATCTTCTTTATCCCAAAATTGTGTTGGATCATGTACAATTGCAAATTGAGATTGCAACACGCCAAATGTCATTTCTACGTTTTTTCGATGACCTTCTTGATATTTGGAGAACAATTTTCTCTTTTCACCCTGTGGGCGTGGAATTGTTTCACGAACGTAGCCATTCAGGATAGATTCCATCTGTTAGATAGTACCCCATGTTATAGTTGTTACCATTAATATTGTAATTTACCTGAGGAGCACGACCTTCTAGTACATCATCAAATATCGGTTATCGGTCTAACACATTCATGTCGTTATTAGAACCAGCAACTCCGAAAAATGCATGTCATATCCATAGGTCCGATGAGGCAACAACATTAAACAATATTGTTGGAACTCCTTTATGACCCCTCATGAACATCCCTTTCCATGCTTTAGGGCAATTTTTCCACTGCAAATGCATGTAGTCAATACTCCCCATCATTCCGGGAAAACCGCGAGCCTTTCCCATTTTTATGAGACGTTGTACATCATTTGAGTTTGGCTTTCGCAAATATTCACtctcaaaaattaaaataatattggTAACAAATTTTTTCAAGCATTCAATTGCAGTGGACGTACCAATGCACACATAATCATCAACTGCATCCGTTCCAATTCCATATGCCAACATGCGTATGGCCGCCGTGAATTTTGTAAAGGTGATAGGCCCTTTCTTTCCAATGCATCAACCTTCT from Apium graveolens cultivar Ventura unplaced genomic scaffold, ASM990537v1 ctg419, whole genome shotgun sequence includes these protein-coding regions:
- the LOC141701593 gene encoding uncharacterized protein LOC141701593; the protein is MLAYGIGTDAVDDYVCIGTSTAIECLKKFVTNIILIFESEYLRKPNSNDVQRLIKMGKARGFPGMMGSIDYMHLQWKNCPKAWKGMFMRGHKGVPTILFNMESILNGYVRETIPRPQGEKRKLFSKYQEGHRKNVEMTFGVLQSQFAIVHDPTQFWDKEDLAKIMRACIILHNMIVEDERDTYATPFGALPSYDDATYGLPPPNLGEESLASNEMYIGRTIQLCDRQKYCQLQFDLVEHITMFHNND